In the Vibrio gigantis genome, one interval contains:
- a CDS encoding LysR substrate-binding domain-containing protein → MKNTLPSTKTLLAFLSTARHLNFTRAAHELNVTQGAVSRQVLSFEESLGCDLFYRHARGLSLTPKGEELVPLIQGTIQQLQSALNQVASSPSKIKLNAPSCITSWLLPKLMSFQQAYPEIDVELTSTIKHVFEPSFDPFDAVITYGKKPSQHSIVSQLLFNEQLAPICQAQSIVPSHLIDSTSTIIKPHKLAQYTWLHANNEQSDWRLWLEHIGSHDLSSKNNQQFATLDQAMNAAIQGFGIAIGDITLAKQDIDLGRLVKVSEGSVFSGNGYFLLQPKNRQNASLSTLVDWLVD, encoded by the coding sequence ATGAAAAATACACTCCCTTCAACCAAAACCTTGCTCGCATTCCTGTCTACGGCAAGGCATCTCAACTTTACACGCGCGGCACATGAGCTCAATGTGACGCAAGGTGCGGTGAGTCGTCAGGTGTTGTCGTTTGAAGAAAGCCTTGGGTGTGATCTCTTCTATCGCCATGCTCGTGGTTTGTCATTAACGCCTAAAGGAGAAGAACTGGTTCCTCTCATTCAAGGGACTATTCAACAACTGCAATCGGCACTTAATCAGGTCGCGAGCTCTCCCTCTAAGATAAAACTCAATGCCCCGAGTTGTATTACCTCTTGGCTATTACCTAAGTTGATGTCGTTTCAACAAGCCTACCCTGAGATTGATGTCGAGCTCACATCAACTATCAAACACGTTTTTGAGCCAAGCTTTGATCCCTTCGATGCGGTGATCACCTATGGCAAGAAACCAAGCCAGCACTCAATTGTTAGTCAACTGCTGTTCAACGAACAACTCGCCCCCATCTGCCAAGCTCAGAGTATTGTTCCAAGCCACCTGATCGACAGCACTTCAACTATCATCAAGCCACACAAGCTTGCTCAGTACACTTGGTTACATGCCAACAATGAGCAAAGTGACTGGCGACTTTGGTTAGAACACATCGGTAGCCATGATCTTTCAAGTAAGAACAACCAGCAATTTGCCACGCTCGATCAAGCGATGAATGCGGCCATTCAGGGCTTTGGGATAGCGATAGGCGATATCACGCTCGCTAAGCAAGATATCGATTTGGGTAGATTGGTAAAAGTGAGTGAAGGCAGCGTATTCTCCGGCAACGGTTACTTCTTGTTGCAACCTAAGAATCGTCAAAATGCCTCATTATCGACTCTGGTTGATTGGCTCGTTGATTAG
- a CDS encoding septation protein A — translation MKQILDFIPLIIFFALYKMYDIYTATGALIVASAVQVVLTYFIYKKVEKMQVVTFLMVAVFGGMTIFLHDDNFIKWKVTIVYALFAIGLTASHLMGKSAIKGMLGKEITLPDAVWGKINWAWTLFFTLCAILNVYVAFSLPLDVWVNFKVFGLLIATLLFTLLTGVYIYKNLPKDQQLQKEQQELTDKNTDEK, via the coding sequence ATGAAACAAATTCTTGATTTCATCCCTCTCATCATTTTCTTTGCGCTCTACAAGATGTACGACATCTACACCGCGACAGGTGCTTTGATTGTTGCCTCTGCAGTACAGGTTGTTTTGACGTACTTCATCTATAAAAAAGTAGAGAAAATGCAGGTGGTCACGTTTCTTATGGTTGCCGTATTTGGTGGCATGACCATCTTCTTGCACGACGACAACTTCATTAAATGGAAAGTAACGATCGTTTACGCTCTATTCGCTATTGGCCTGACAGCCAGCCACCTTATGGGAAAATCAGCAATTAAAGGCATGTTGGGTAAAGAGATCACACTGCCTGATGCCGTATGGGGCAAGATTAACTGGGCTTGGACTCTATTTTTTACCCTATGTGCCATTCTCAACGTTTACGTTGCTTTCAGCCTACCATTGGATGTGTGGGTTAACTTCAAGGTGTTTGGCCTGCTAATAGCAACATTACTATTTACGCTGCTTACGGGTGTCTACATCTATAAGAATTTACCAAAAGATCAACAGCTACAAAAAGAGCAGCAAGAGCTAACTGATAAAAATACTGACGAGAAGTAA
- the yciA gene encoding acyl-CoA thioester hydrolase YciA, which produces MTIQSTLNPIGSLLLRTLAMPSDTNAAGQIFGGWIMSQLDLAGGILAKEISNGKIVTVSVSSIEFKQPVSVGDVVCVYGDCTKIGRSSMNIDLEVWVKPVLDHGIGDRYKVCGATFNYVAVDESGKPRPIKK; this is translated from the coding sequence ATGACGATTCAATCAACTTTGAACCCTATTGGTTCTTTACTCCTTCGCACATTAGCGATGCCTTCTGACACTAATGCAGCAGGTCAGATCTTCGGTGGTTGGATAATGTCTCAACTCGACCTTGCTGGCGGTATTTTGGCGAAAGAGATCTCTAATGGCAAAATAGTCACCGTTTCGGTATCAAGCATTGAGTTCAAACAGCCCGTATCGGTTGGCGATGTGGTGTGTGTTTATGGCGACTGCACCAAGATTGGCCGCAGTTCGATGAATATCGACCTAGAGGTATGGGTTAAGCCGGTACTTGATCACGGCATCGGCGATCGTTACAAAGTTTGTGGTGCAACATTCAACTACGTGGCGGTTGATGAAAGTGGTAAGCCTCGCCCTATCAAAAAATAG
- a CDS encoding YciI family protein: protein MWYVIFSQDVENSLEKRLSVRPQHLERLQTLHDEGRLLTAGPMPAIDSDNPGEAGFTGSTVIAEFNSLEDAQAWADADPYIDAGVYQNVIVKPFKKVF from the coding sequence ATGTGGTACGTGATTTTTTCTCAAGACGTCGAAAATTCATTAGAAAAGCGCCTAAGTGTTCGCCCACAACATCTAGAACGCCTACAAACACTTCACGATGAAGGCCGACTTTTGACAGCAGGTCCAATGCCAGCCATTGATTCGGATAACCCTGGCGAAGCTGGTTTCACAGGTTCTACTGTAATTGCTGAGTTTAACTCTTTAGAAGATGCACAGGCATGGGCAGACGCAGACCCGTACATTGACGCAGGCGTTTACCAAAATGTCATCGTAAAACCATTCAAGAAAGTATTTTAA
- a CDS encoding GspS/AspS pilotin family protein produces MKKWIIGSLAAALLAGCASSEQDQQRQLEMMAQHRAGVLSAGLPIEYGPLSIMRVLAKNTVIEIMMIYNQDAKGAKPLNQVVDMSVNSYCTNSEVRANLDMGLAYNIKIRNTRGQLMVEKLISKDTCQTDS; encoded by the coding sequence GTGAAAAAATGGATTATTGGCTCACTGGCAGCAGCCCTGCTTGCAGGCTGTGCTTCAAGTGAGCAAGACCAACAAAGACAACTCGAGATGATGGCGCAGCACCGTGCTGGCGTTTTATCTGCAGGCCTGCCGATTGAGTATGGCCCACTGTCAATTATGCGAGTTCTGGCGAAAAACACCGTGATTGAAATCATGATGATTTACAACCAAGATGCTAAAGGCGCTAAGCCTTTAAACCAAGTTGTAGATATGAGCGTGAATAGCTACTGCACCAACTCAGAAGTAAGAGCAAACCTAGATATGGGCTTGGCTTACAACATCAAGATTCGCAACACACGCGGACAACTGATGGTCGAGAAGCTTATCAGCAAAGATACGTGTCAGACCGACAGCTAG
- the metE gene encoding 5-methyltetrahydropteroyltriglutamate--homocysteine S-methyltransferase, which translates to MTTTTHILGYPRIGEKRELKFTLEKYWRGEIDQSQLKQLGSELRNRNWNVQAEANLSFATAGDFAWYDHVLTTTLLLGHVPKRHAGGSEEEKAFPDLDTLFRVGRGQSQSQKQPTCCGGKHGLESAKDGAAASDMTKWFNTNYHYIVPEFSKDDSFEVSWPQLFDEVNEAIKAGHKVKPVLLGPLSYLYLGKEVEEGFDRLTLLPRLLTAYQAILAKLSKLGVEWVQIDEPILSLELEKQWADSFKLAYQVIQGDVKLLLTTYFDSVTDTLDKIVKLPVNGLHIDLAAAPQQFDEVVSQLPEEWVLSAGVINGRNVWRADLATQLAKLQPVKEKLGDKLWVASSCSLLHSPVDLELEDSLSEEVKSWFAFAKQKVTEVSLLGAALDGDQNAILACETYSQPIVARKSATHVNKPKVQARINTITKALAERSAPYAERAAHQSEVLGLPRLPTTTIGSFPQTGEIRVQRSAYRTGKLSEAEYTTALKGHIADAVKRQEALDLDVLVHGEAERNDMVEYFAENLAGFQTTKFGWVQSYGSRCVKPAIVIADIEREKPMTVEWSTYAQSLTSKQMKGMLTGPVTILCWTFPREDISRKEITNQLAFALRDEVSDLQDAGINIIQIDEPAIREGLPLKKRDHAEYLEWAVDAFKISAASAQPETQIHTHMCYSEFNEIIDSVAALDADVITIETSRSNMELLKAFEEFNYPNAIGPGVYDIHSPNIPSQEWIIDLLKKAAEKIPAERLWVNPDCGLKTRNWAETEAALTNLVSATKTLRKEWESAEA; encoded by the coding sequence ATGACCACGACAACGCATATTCTTGGCTACCCACGCATCGGTGAAAAACGCGAACTGAAATTCACACTAGAGAAGTACTGGCGTGGCGAGATTGACCAATCACAGCTTAAACAGCTCGGCAGCGAACTGAGAAATCGTAACTGGAATGTACAAGCCGAAGCGAATCTAAGCTTTGCAACTGCGGGTGACTTCGCATGGTACGACCATGTGTTAACAACGACTTTGCTTTTAGGTCATGTGCCAAAACGTCACGCTGGTGGATCTGAAGAAGAGAAAGCCTTCCCAGACTTAGATACCTTGTTCCGTGTTGGTCGCGGGCAATCTCAATCTCAAAAGCAGCCAACCTGTTGTGGCGGGAAACATGGTTTAGAAAGTGCCAAAGATGGTGCTGCGGCATCTGACATGACCAAGTGGTTCAATACTAACTATCACTACATTGTTCCGGAGTTCAGTAAAGATGATTCGTTTGAAGTGAGCTGGCCGCAACTGTTTGATGAAGTGAACGAAGCGATAAAAGCAGGACACAAAGTTAAGCCTGTCCTTCTTGGCCCGCTGTCTTACTTGTACCTAGGCAAAGAAGTGGAAGAGGGCTTTGACCGTTTAACTTTGTTGCCTCGTCTTCTTACTGCCTACCAAGCGATTTTGGCTAAACTGTCCAAGTTAGGTGTTGAGTGGGTGCAAATCGATGAGCCTATCCTGTCGCTTGAGCTTGAAAAACAGTGGGCTGATTCATTCAAGTTGGCTTATCAAGTGATTCAAGGTGACGTGAAGCTGCTATTGACCACTTACTTTGATTCGGTGACAGACACCTTAGACAAAATCGTCAAACTGCCAGTGAATGGTTTACATATCGACTTAGCCGCTGCGCCACAACAGTTCGATGAAGTCGTGAGTCAATTACCGGAAGAGTGGGTTCTGTCTGCAGGTGTCATCAACGGACGCAATGTTTGGCGAGCAGACTTGGCTACTCAGTTAGCGAAACTGCAACCCGTGAAAGAGAAGTTGGGTGACAAACTTTGGGTGGCAAGCTCATGTTCGTTGCTGCACAGTCCGGTTGATTTAGAGCTAGAAGATTCGCTTAGCGAAGAAGTGAAAAGCTGGTTTGCTTTCGCGAAACAGAAAGTCACAGAGGTTAGCTTATTGGGTGCGGCGCTAGACGGCGATCAAAATGCCATTTTAGCGTGTGAGACTTATAGCCAGCCGATTGTTGCTCGCAAGAGCGCGACTCACGTAAACAAGCCGAAGGTGCAGGCTCGTATTAATACAATCACTAAAGCATTAGCAGAACGTAGTGCACCTTATGCAGAACGCGCCGCGCATCAATCAGAGGTGTTGGGCTTACCACGACTGCCAACGACTACTATTGGCTCTTTCCCACAAACAGGGGAGATCCGAGTTCAACGAAGCGCTTATCGAACCGGAAAGTTGAGCGAAGCGGAATACACCACCGCACTAAAAGGTCACATCGCGGATGCGGTGAAACGCCAAGAAGCTCTCGATTTAGATGTGTTGGTGCATGGTGAAGCGGAACGTAACGACATGGTGGAATACTTTGCAGAAAATTTAGCCGGTTTCCAAACCACTAAGTTTGGTTGGGTACAAAGTTACGGCTCTCGCTGCGTGAAACCTGCGATTGTGATAGCGGACATTGAGCGTGAAAAACCGATGACGGTGGAATGGTCGACCTATGCGCAATCTCTGACTTCAAAACAGATGAAAGGGATGCTGACAGGCCCTGTTACTATCTTATGTTGGACATTCCCACGTGAAGACATCTCACGTAAAGAGATCACCAACCAACTGGCGTTTGCGCTGCGAGATGAAGTGTCAGATTTGCAAGATGCAGGAATCAACATTATTCAAATCGATGAACCTGCTATTCGTGAAGGTCTGCCACTTAAAAAGCGTGACCATGCAGAATATTTAGAGTGGGCGGTAGATGCTTTTAAGATCTCTGCGGCGAGTGCTCAGCCAGAGACTCAGATTCATACTCACATGTGTTACAGCGAATTTAACGAAATCATTGATTCTGTGGCTGCACTAGACGCTGATGTTATTACGATTGAGACGTCTCGTTCGAACATGGAACTGCTGAAAGCGTTTGAAGAGTTCAACTACCCGAATGCGATAGGCCCAGGTGTTTACGATATCCATTCACCAAACATCCCATCACAAGAGTGGATTATTGATTTACTTAAGAAAGCGGCAGAGAAAATCCCAGCAGAGCGTTTATGGGTAAACCCAGATTGTGGTCTTAAAACTCGTAACTGGGCAGAGACGGAAGCGGCATTGACTAATCTTGTTTCTGCAACTAAGACGTTACGAAAAGAGTGGGAATCCGCTGAGGCATAA
- a CDS encoding LysR substrate-binding domain-containing protein gives MIELKHLRTLTTLRDSGSLTATATSLHLTQSALSHQLKDLEARIGGQLFLRKTRPVKFTSEGEILLKLADEIQPRIAKAENELASLKEDVNGRLHMAIECHSCFQWLMPALKEYQVAWPSVTLDFSSGFGFEPLPALMAGELDLVITSDIQPRSEVHYEPLFDFEMRLITAINSPLADKPSVDPQDLSDLTMLSYPVQKQRLDVVKHFLQPAGIEPKKWKQADNTLMLVQMVSAGLGVAALPNWAISEFSRQGLIASKPLGKGLSRRLFAAVRNSEKDKRYLQAFFSTARQQSKSHLDGIEVV, from the coding sequence ATGATAGAGCTTAAACACCTTCGAACATTGACCACCTTGAGAGACAGCGGCTCATTGACAGCAACCGCAACCTCTCTTCATCTGACGCAGTCGGCACTTTCTCACCAATTGAAAGACCTTGAGGCGCGTATTGGCGGTCAGCTTTTCCTGCGTAAAACTAGGCCAGTTAAATTCACCTCTGAAGGTGAGATCTTGCTTAAGCTAGCCGATGAGATACAGCCAAGAATCGCTAAAGCAGAGAACGAACTCGCAAGCCTGAAAGAGGATGTGAATGGTCGTTTGCACATGGCGATCGAGTGTCACTCATGTTTCCAATGGTTAATGCCCGCTTTGAAGGAGTACCAAGTTGCTTGGCCAAGCGTGACACTAGATTTTTCATCAGGCTTTGGTTTTGAACCCTTACCCGCATTAATGGCTGGTGAATTAGACTTGGTGATCACCTCAGATATTCAGCCACGTTCAGAGGTTCACTATGAGCCACTCTTTGATTTCGAGATGCGTTTGATCACTGCAATTAACTCGCCTTTGGCTGATAAGCCAAGCGTTGATCCGCAAGATCTTAGCGATCTCACTATGCTCTCCTACCCTGTTCAAAAGCAGCGCTTGGATGTAGTGAAGCACTTTTTACAACCTGCTGGCATTGAACCGAAGAAGTGGAAGCAGGCGGACAATACATTGATGTTGGTACAAATGGTATCGGCAGGATTAGGTGTCGCGGCATTGCCAAATTGGGCGATCAGTGAGTTTTCAAGACAAGGCTTAATCGCCAGTAAGCCTTTAGGCAAAGGGCTTTCAAGAAGACTGTTTGCAGCGGTAAGAAACTCAGAAAAAGACAAGCGTTACCTGCAAGCTTTCTTTAGTACAGCAAGGCAGCAGAGTAAGAGTCACCTTGATGGCATTGAGGTCGTTTAA
- a CDS encoding DUF4250 domain-containing protein — MDLSNVKSLDSIILLGIVNEKLRLECDSFEELISMYEMDIESVVGKLDMLGYQYDPLTNQFKSYAR, encoded by the coding sequence ATGGATTTAAGCAACGTTAAAAGTCTGGATAGCATTATCTTGCTGGGAATAGTGAATGAAAAACTGCGCTTAGAGTGCGACAGTTTTGAAGAGCTCATTAGCATGTATGAGATGGATATAGAAAGTGTCGTCGGTAAGCTGGATATGCTTGGCTATCAATACGACCCACTGACTAACCAGTTTAAATCTTACGCAAGATAG